One genomic window of Gavia stellata isolate bGavSte3 chromosome 7, bGavSte3.hap2, whole genome shotgun sequence includes the following:
- the CD44 gene encoding LOW QUALITY PROTEIN: CD44 antigen (The sequence of the model RefSeq protein was modified relative to this genomic sequence to represent the inferred CDS: substituted 1 base at 1 genomic stop codon), producing MAFEHEVLFEFNVSCRYGGVFHVEKNGRYSLTRPEAVELCRALNATLATLDQLKKAHELGFETCRYGFVVGHIVIPRINPYHLCAANHTGIYKLSANTTGRYDAYCYNATETRDKGCEPIEKLDASFLNNQGDIVIDNADGSRYNADGTRHSGESSTSGADDENVGSGSTHDTTPMDTSIRRSSPSYYGSATPVSQLPDHSSGGGEKEIPRKDSDDEVSPVSPDISLVTATDDSPEKDGGQYPASTTPGPHHDNLEKATTQARWNPFSNHWWWSNPGEKTQEPTQAAKADVTSSGNGSDDEDSSEEAIYPTVFPGWDRSVAKDEYAPSTNLGXTNHVLTSPGPHHDNLEKATTQARWNPFSNHWWWSNPGEKTQEPTQAAKDVTSSGNGSDDEDSSEEAIYPTVFPGWDRNVAKDEYAPSTTVDSQHETLLEISTQDRWNPAYTDEEEQFPSSAGRALVTSENEKRQGPTQHPLLHSVHSGWISQEQNPASTTGSTEQHEFTVAGENDIEKESSHTAMASNHGAKQNDSAQDPLVYPGWDKGEDYATQPAIMDRISPSRKNNYEKESSTTAVASPDGAHHEDPTQPPLPSDDEPGQGPEVITHSTDSPGVEVLHRTTASTSKAGDDSPLMGTITESAHDVNREEATEEPLAPGTPPGRGSEQANTTEGSHVNWIPGVFPDFDDHLNRLQTPLPTTVASPDGAHHEDPTQPPLPSDDEPGQGPEVITHSTDAPGVEVLHRTTASTSKAGDDSPLAGTITASTDVLKPEDITQEAWAPHIVVTAVASPDGAHHEDPTQPPLPSDDEPGQGPEVITHPTDAPGDEVLHRTTASTSKAGDDSPLMGTITESAHDVNREEATEEPLAPGTPPGRGSEQANTTEGSHVNWIPGVFPDFDDHLNRLQTPLPTRPTSSIYGNQGPHKGHYESTTFPGETTTTKIVSQPRSAQVPDWLIIVAALVALALILAVCIAVNSRRRCGQKKKLVINNGKGAVEDRKTSGLNGDASKSQEMVHLVHKEQSNDRTGACDEFLTINETQNHQELDMKSGV from the exons ATGGCTTTTGAGCATGAGGTGCTGTTTG AATTCAATGTAAGTTGCAGATATGGAGGAGTTTTTCATGTTGAGAAAAACGGTCGCTACAGTCTCACGCGACCTGAAGCCGTCGAACTCTGCAGAGCTCTCAATGCTACCTTGGCAACACTAGACCAGTTGAAGAAAGCTCATGAACTTGGATTTGAAACTTGCAG GTATGGTTTTGTAGTGGGACATATTGTTATCCCACGAATCAATCCCTATCATCTTTGTGCAGCAAATCATACTGGCATTTACAAACTTTCAGCAAACACAACTGGTCGGTATGATGCATACTGTTATAATGCGACAG AAACAAGGGACAAAGGGTGTGAGCCGATTGAAAAGCTAGATGCTTCTTTCCTCAATAATCAGGGTGACATAG TCATTGACAATGCAGATGGCTCACGTTATAATGCAGATGGCACACGTCACAGCGGGGAATCCTCAACCTCAGGTGCGGATGATGAAAATGTAGGTAGTGGATCAACACATGACACAACTCCCATGGATACCTCCATCAGGAGATCCAGCCCCTCATATTATGGAAGTGCTACTCCCGTCTCACAGCTGCCAGATCATTCTTCTGGAGGGGGTGAAAAAGAAATTCCTAGAAAAGATTCTG ATGATGAAGTTTCTCCTGTATCACCTGACATCTCTTTGGTGACGGCAACTGATGATTCCCCTGAAAAAGATGGTGGACAGTATCCTGCGAGTACTA CTCCAGGGCCTCATCATGACAACCTGGAGAAAGCCACCACCCAAGCTCGGTGGAATCCATTCTCAAACCACTGGTGGTGGTCAAATCCTGGAGAGAAGACGCAAGAACCCACGCAAGCAGCCAAGG CAGATGTGACCTCAAGTGGCAATGGTTCAGATGACGAAGACTCTTCAGAGGAGGCGATTTACCCAACAGTGTTTCCAGGCTGGGACAGGAGTGTGGCCAAGGATGAGTATGCTCCAAGTACTA ATCTTGGTTGAACGAACCATGTCCTAACATCTCCAGGGCCTCATCATGACAACCTGGAGAAAGCCACCACCCAAGCTCGGTGGAATCCATTCTCAAACCACTGGTGGTGGTCAAATCCTGGAGAGAAGACGCAAGAACCCACGCAAGCAGCCAAGG ATGTGACCTCAAGTGGCAATGGTTCAGATGATGAAGACTCTTCAGAGGAGGCGATTTACCCAACAGTGTTTCCAGGCTGGGACAGGAATGTGGCCAAGGATGAGTATGCTCCAAGTACTA CTGTGGACTCACAACATGAAACACTTCTGGAAATCTCCACACAAGATCGTTGGAACCCTGCCTATACAGATGAAGAGGAGCAGTTTCCTAGCTCTGCTGGCAGGG CACTAGTtacaagtgaaaatgaaaaacgTCAAGGACCAACCCAACATCCACTATTACACAGTGTTCATTCCGGATGGATCAGTCAAGAACAAAATCCTGCAAGTACCACTGGGAGTACTGAACAACATGAATTTACTGTTGCAGGTGAAAATGATATTGAAAAGGAATCTTCTCATACAG CTATGGCCTCCAACCATGGGGCCAAACAGAACGACTCAGCGCAAGACCCGTTGGTGTATCCAGGTTGGGACAAGGGAGAGGATTATGCCACACAACCTGCTATAATGGATAGAATTAGTCCTTCCAGAAAGAATAATTATGAAAAAGAGTCTTCCACTACAG CTGTTGCCTCTCCTGACGGTGCCCACCACGAAGACCCAACTCAGCCACCTCTGCCTTCAGATGATGAACCAGGACAGGGCCCTGAAGTCATCACGCATTCCACAGACAGCCCTGGGGTTGAGGTCCTGCACAGGACCACAGCCAGTACGAGCAAAGCTGGTGATGACTCTCCTCTGATGGGTACCA TCACAGAGTCCGCGCATGATGTTAACCGAGAGGAAGCAACCGAGGAGCCGCTGGCACCTGGCACTCCACCTGGACGTGGAAGTGAACAAGCAAACACCACGGAGGGTTCCCACGTCAACTGGATACCTGGAGTTTTTCCAGACTTTGACGATCATCTTAACCGATTGCAGACACCTCTTCCTACTA CTGTTGCCTCTCCTGACGGTGCCCACCACGAAGACCCAACTCAGCCACCTCTGCCTTCAGATGATGAACCAGGACAGGGCCCTGAAGTCATCACGCATTCCACAGACGCCCCTGGGGTTGAGGTCCTGCACAGGACCACAGCCAGTACGAGCAAAGCTGGTGATGACTCTCCTCTGGCGGGTACCA TCACAGCCTCCACTGATGTTCTGAAACCAGAAGATATAACCCAGGAAGCGTGGGCACCCCACATCGTGGTAACAGCTGTTGCCTCTCCTGACGGTGCCCACCACGAAGACCCAACTCAGCCACCTCTGCCTTCAGATGATGAACCAGGACAGGGCCCTGAAGTCATCACGCATCCCACAGACGCCCCTGGGGATGAGGTCCTGCACAGGACCACAGCCAGTACGAGCAAAGCTGGTGATGACTCTCCTCTGATGGGTACCA TCACAGAGTCCGCGCATGATGTTAACCGAGAGGAAGCAACCGAGGAGCCGCTGGCACCCGGCACTCCACCTGGACGTGGAAGTGAACAAGCAAACACCACGGAGGGTTCCCACGTCAACTGGATACCTGGAGTTTTTCCAGACTTTGACGATCATCTTAACCGATTGCAGACACCTCTTCCTACTA GACCTACCTCCAGTATATATGGTAATCAAGGACCACACAAGGGACATTATGAATCCACTACTTTCCCTGGAGAgaccacaacaacaaaaatagttTCACAACCAAGGTCGGCCCAGGTACCAG ACTGGCTGATCATAGTTGCTGCTCTCGTGGCACTTGCATTGATTCTGGCAGTGTGCATTGCTGTTAACAGTCGGAGAAG